Part of the Apostichopus japonicus isolate 1M-3 chromosome 13, ASM3797524v1, whole genome shotgun sequence genome is shown below.
tacaggaaaatatcttcaaaatgtATGTGGCAAGTCAACCAGGTAGTCTTACTACCTTTAAGGGTTAATTTCTGTCTCTTAACTTTCATCctataaaatgtatcaaattaTCACCTTCTGTTCATCAGAAATAATTGCAGAGTTAATAAACTGCcaaaaagaacattaaaatatcattctttagattaaAGAGttagtttttacttttaattatcCACTAAACACCACCCATAGAACGAGAACTGTCAATCAGTGATATCAGCCACGTATCCTCGACGGTGGGGGAGTGGTCACTGCTATATTATTATGAACCATAATGCACACTGCATGTAAGAAGTGCTGTGTTTGTGTGGATGCAGGTAACTGCCTTAACTATTCTGAGTAGGTtctttattttacaattttctctCACCAAATATAAATCATTTTTAATCCACTCCAAACGTAAAGCCATTTGATCCATAAACACTGGAACAATGTTTgtgaaaacagaaataaaacccATACATGAAACTACTTTCAAGACAGGATCTTTAAGAGACTCTACAAAGAGTTTTGGGAATACATTTTGCAAAGGTGAAAGGAACCCTGCGTGGTGTCGTTAGCACACTTCTATTGCAACTAGGTAAAAACAGAAAGGGAGAAAGACTTCTAGTAatacccctccccaccaccccaccccaccaaaaaaagatccagaaataaaaactaaaatatgaaatatttcttttcacaaATAAATACTATAAAGAAGGAAACATTTGGTAAACAGTTAAAGCTGAAATATTGAACTACTTTGAAGCGTATTAATGGGTAATAACTATACAGGTCATGCATGGACTAATACCACAGCAGATACACGAGTTTGACATCCTCTGAGCTCTTCTCaatgaattttgaaatatttattgttatatatttatatttgagtACTTGTGCTTCTAATGTATGAGTTACTTGATGTATGTACTTCATCTAGATATAATTTAAAGGGCCTAACTTTCGACCTTTGCAGGACCATCTTCCCTAAGGACAAAATTAAAACAGACAGACGAACAGACAACTCTATGTTTCATCTAACAGAATATTGAAGACGAGCTATCACTGCATCGCCCTAATTTAGCAACAAAATCTACTAAACCCAAATCTTAGGTAATAAAGTTtcaatttaagtttaattattGCACAATTACAGCAGGCAGATTTCCAAAACGTGTAATTACCCATTTCTAGAGGTGGCACAAATTTAGTAGCAACTACCTTGACACATTTTGTCGACATCActagaatattattattatatgacaGTACATCCACATTGTAAGAAGTAACAAGTTTATATATGAAAGTACATGGACATGTTTTTgagataattatatatttcatagttTTGAGACGGATACATATATTGTGTTCAGCCTGGGTGCTAAGCTGCTAGTCACGTTGTTGCTATAAACCATATTACTCAATTACACTTCAAATTCTAGTTTACTAGTTATGTACAGatattcacaaaatatttttgtgattAAGTTCACTGATGTAAAATACAGAGTCATAGAttggcggtggggggggggcagggaaaGCTGTCTCTATGAGATTCCCGTTGCCTTATCGAAAGTAGGCCTACGATAATGTGACCCCCTGGATAGTATGAGCTATTTCAGTTCGTTTTAGCTGAATGTGaatatcatttcttctgatttcattagtcagtaGTTTGCAGTATATATAAAGACTACATCCACCTTTAGAATGCCCTAGTGTGCTTTTCATATCTTCAGTTACCTATGTTATAAATAAAACAGAGCTTTATTTTTCACCTACAAAGTGACTTTACCGAATAAATGTTTTCTAATTGACCTTGTTTTCGGGGAGTGAAAACTTTCAAGGCCATTACAAGTTCCATTTCTgacaatctgggaggcattttttgcatCAAATATCTtgtgcttagatagtgtcatgatggtcccttttACGTTTtagtttcaagttttattaatcatgataaaggccCTAACTTAAACCTGAATGTCAGAAATTACTTGTCAGATGtgacttttgttaaaatatatttatgactgaACCCTGAACCCCATCAAGGCCCTGAGGcaggcccctggacaccacctGATAACAGCTTTGCACCAAGGCGCTCAAAATGTGCGCTACGCACACAAACCTTCAGGTTATCAATGTTCGGTCATTTATgtccccccccacttttcaatAAGGATTGATGCCCTGGTGAACAAAGAAATTTCAGTgccatttaaaataatttttaagatCACTATTGACTGGTGTATTATTATGCACTGTTCCAACTTGTTGAAAGTTTTGTGTATTAAAGTTAGAGGACCTGAAGTTGCAACAACAAAACTAAGGAAACATTTAAACTTAGGTTACAGTTTTTGGCAGTGTACTTGTTTATCAGACAGAAACTATCAGGGGCTATGATTAAGATTTAGAAATGTGCAAACAATGTGAGGCCTCCTTTCATAGTGACTTATTCCATATGTTATTGATTCAAACTCTTATAACGACTCAAGTGCCGAAATAACACCCCTACCATTGATTCTGACATCACGCTTTGTTACAATAGTTTGGTTATCAACAAATAGCCACCTTTCTCACATTAATAATCATTTAAAGAATGCCAATTTGGTCTTTTTTCAAAGGAAGAGAAGAGGAGAATGCCCTCCATGTGCTATCTCTGGAGGTATTCCTACAATAATAATTTAGTCTTTCAGCTTCCAAACTCCATCATCAAACCTGAGCAAGGTCATCTTCCCTTGTCAAACTAGTCTTCTGAGGTCTAAGGTTAGGTGATTGCAATCACCTCACATGTCTCTCTGGTTACTTATTTCCCCAACTCCTGATAATCACATTTCTACAGATGGTATCGTTTCGATCTCCTTTCTCTATTTCTCCCTGCCATAATTTAACTGTCGATTGAAAATGCAACCGTACTCCGGCCTGAAAATGGCAATAATCATACAAAACCCACAGTCATTATCtagaattttaacaaaatgtgTCAGGATTAATCAGAATTGCACTGAGTGacttgtaagaaaaaaaaatagggggAGAAATATATATGGACATTTACAATAAAATgtattgtttctgtattttctaCCTTGCATACCCCACATCATAAATATTCTTTAAACTATTTAGGTAGAATTGATTGGACTGGTCTTGAGCTGCATTTGTCCTGCTGCTTGATTCTATTTGTTCATTATTTCTTCAACCTCTTCGAATGTctcatttttgtgtgtgtgactGCATGTATGTGCGTGAGTCTGATAATCTCTTTAAAGTACATATCAGAGATAACTAGATGTTTAAGGAAAGGTTTCAAAATAACTACAGCCTCTGTTCATCCGGGTCGATCTTTCATCTTGAAGCTACCGTGCTAGTTGAGTTATTCGAACTGCTGGAGTGAGGGATGCCGACCTCGTCCAGCATCTGTGGATCGGGCAAGAATTTAAAGAGAGGTGAACTCATGAGGACCAGTTTCACGGCATCCTCTCGGCCCAGCTCTTCCAGTTTCTCCACCAGGTTTCCGATGGTGGCTTCCTTGTAAACGTGACTCCACTGAAGCAGGGTCCTCTCCGTGGGGCTCTCCGATTCGTTGGGCCCGCACCGGCAGTGTAAGGAGTCCAGATGGGGGATCTGCTCTTGCAGTCCCAGTTTGAGGGCCAAGAGGCACCAGTCCTTTCCAAGGGGTTCGGGGGGATCCAGAAGCATCGCTAGGTGCCTCCTGACCAGGCCCGGAAGCTCTGATATGTAAAGGTCCAATCCCGACACCAGGCTGTACTCTACCGCCTCATTGCCGTAACAGAACAGATCCCGGAAGGCTTCGTCCTCCGAGGTGATCTTATTGGTGATTGTTCTCTGTTCGGACATTTGGGCCCGGAAGATGGACAGAGGCTCGTAGCTCATCACGTATCTGTCGTGGACTTTCAGCTGTGAGGCACTCAGGATGTCGTAGTTGAGGAGCATGCTGGGATAGCTTTCCAAACTGACTTGTTTCACCAGGTGGATGAGATCCTCTAGGAAGATGAAGCAGCCCTGTCTGCTATCCTGTTGACCTCTGACCTGTATGTCAATGCTATGACCTTCATTGCACAATCCAAGCATGGCCTCGATGGTCTCGCTGACGCACTTAGCGCCGTCCTTCCACAGAATCAGATCTGTGTCTGGGTCTTCTATCTCGTGTTCAAAGTGCCTTCTCAGGGCCATCTGGACCCTGGAGAATAACCCGGCTGGAAGAATCACGGTGTATTCGCTCACCTGTAGACGGACCCCACCGTAGACGTAATCCTGGTGTTCCTCGGTTCTGTCCCAGACGTCGACTGGCGGTTCACAGTTCATTATCGATGGGAATTCACATATGGCTGTGCCTTGAAGGCAGACGTCCATCGCCTCTAAGAGCTGGGCAATGTCCAGAGGCTCGGCGTCTGGGAACATTTCCTGAATGAAGTGGATGCTGTAGTGTCCTTGCGGTTGCTCCATGTTTTCTGGTGCCAgtaattgaccaatcacagaGGAGCAGAGCCATCTGGGATCGACCACTATGACTTCCCGAAGCAGATCGGCTGAAAAACATTGCACCTGTGAACGGAAAAGTAAACCCGATGAAGATGATCAAGcaagaaatgaaagaagaaacGAGAAAGAATGATAGTATGATTACAATTCAACTAAACTATTCTCTGATTATAAAACAACAACTTCAAAAAAAGCAACATTCAAGCACCAAATATGAGCCTTTTGCCAAATCACATCAAGGGACACAGTAGGTTGTTAGTAACCAACAGATCAAAGCAGTTGTGTGTTTGCTGTGTCATGTCTCTTGTCATGCTCAAAAGAGATTGTTACTGGTTGCATTTTAACATCACAAACGTTAAATACCTTCAAAAATGTATGTAACTTCTTGAATGTATAAGATTAACAGGTAGTCTAGGCTAGGCCAAGCTTTACTTCCATACAAAACTCTGGGAATGAAGTTTTAATCTTTATCGCATAAGTCGACTAACTTGCTGATCAGTCTTGAGCCAGAGGGAGCTCCTTAAAAGTAATTGCAGAATAAACCTGACAGAAGATGTTGAGTGAGAATCAACAAAGTGTTGTAAGTTAGGAATATGATTAACTTTAGGTAACATGGTGAGGCCTGAAAACGTTACATATAGGTATCAATACTCTCAGATGCCAAAACATTGAGTAAACTGTGgttggtgtcagaagtgggattgtGACCTCTCACCTCTCCCATCATGTGAAGATGTCTTCGAACTTCTTTGAGGTGAGCCTCTCCTGCCAAGGGATTGATTTGTGTGTGAACAGCCTCAGTGAATTGTTGCAATGTAAAAACTGGGAAGCCCTGGAAGGTCTTACGCCAAACTGGTAGAGCGGATAATACCGCCAAGGTGAGTGTGCTCATGTGTGGCTCCGTCTGTTCGTCAAAGAGTATCAAAGAAACATACAATTGCAAGTATATTCGTAGAGTACATTGAGTTCATTCTCTCCAGCAAAAATCTGTTTTTAAATCTCTCTCTGAACTTATAGTTCGATACTGACCTCTTTGTGATATTAGATAAACATGCTTCCGAAAAAAGAATTCAGTTTAAATTTTGTCTCTAAGGGAACTGATTATTTTGCTATCTTTTCCGAACGCCAAGTGCAGAACCGAAAATCAAAGCTAGGCCAGAATGTATGATTATCAAGTTGAAGCTGTGGCTCTTCAACATGGGGCAGTAACTTTGTTAAAACAGGATTAAGTACTTGGTAATACTCGTCTCCAGTAATTTTACGGCCATGTTGATAATGATCTGAATATTGTAGCAGTTGATAACGAGAAGATATTCTCTTAGTTCTTTGGAATAAGACACATTTATTAGTGATCGATCATAAACTATTTTTCTAGATTTTGACAAATCTGTCAtacaaacattttcatcacaTAAGGATCACTCACCAGCAAGTCTCGAGAAACAAATTTCTTGAATCTCTTGAGAAACCAGATCAAGATTTACATCGTAAGAAGATCATAGGATGGTACAGACCTTGATTAACATAACTGCTTACTTTATAACTGCTAAATTCATTGACAATTTGGTACTTTACTCTCAGCTGACCTACTGGTTGCTTCATCACATATCTTATTTGAGAGTGTGATTGATTCTGTTTATAACTgaacagaaaaaagaaacaaaaaaactgGGCTAACCTTAAGATATGAATTCCTGAGGTTGGATATGTGTGTCCGAAGGAGTTTGATGTCCCTCGACTGTGAGTTCTTAGCATCCAGAATGAACAACATCTCACAGATATCGAGGACTTTACCAAACGTCTTTTTGACCTCATAGAGCAAGATGTTTCCCTGTCCACTGACTAGCTCTCCCGACGGTTGCCGGGGGCAATTGCACTGGTCCGCGTGTGTGGCCACCAATATGACTTTAACCTCTCGAGAATATTTCCCGCCATAACCTGCGAGATAGATTCAGTGAGTCGACTTGAATTTGTTGACTGACTAATATTAACATGACAAGAgcttaaaaaataaatgatgGTACCTTCTCACAAAGCTTATACCGTCTGGCTGTGTTTGCAAGGTGACATCTCCTGCAACACAGATACTGTTATCTTGTTTCATAGTTGTCACCAGTTAATGTGTGTGAATTTTGTTCGGAAAGTTGAATACCATGAGGTAGTCTTTGTAATGAAATGCAATCATATGCttgtaataaataatacaatttttttggtaaagaaagaaaaaaaaaactgcacaAGACTATAAAGTGCCAgatagtaaatattaaaaaaatactttaaCTGGTTCTTTAGTCAGCTAAAACCCCTGAacctaacaaaacaaaacaagaatgttAGGACCTAAAATACCAGTCTACCATTTTAACAGTACTTACAAAGAATACTTCCAATTCTCcgttttttgtttatgtttatttatctACGatgatacaaaacaattaaacacaCATAACATTAATGTTAGAAAAATTTGGAAAGCAGGCATTTAAACTACCGATTGATCTGCCATGAGAGCTAAAAATCGATTACCTACCAATTGGCTCATGAGCTGGAAATCTTGATCGAATCAAGTTCAGCCAATACGTGACCTGCATGAGTTGTTCCTCGTGGGTATCCTCCAGACTAAAGACGATGATGTTGACACTGCCGTCATCCTCTAAGAAGTGTGGGTAGATGGTATGGTAGCTCTCAAAGCCAGCAAACTCCAGCATGGTGTAATCTCCAGCACCTAACAAATGGAGGGAGGATGACCCACATATTATTGTACGGTCCTATAACCGTTGCTTGATATTTTAGCAATATTTGATTATTAGTACCAGTTTTTAAGTTTGATTTATTCTTTGATGAGAAATGTGACTCTAACTGACTCAAATGTGGAGGACTAAATACAACTTACTTCTGGCAAAAGTGGTTACTTTTGTAtagataatttttttaaaatttatttgttATGATGAAAGCTGAGTGTCCCGACTTACAACCTTCTCCAAGTAACTCTAAACTAAGATATAGCAGTATGACAGAAGCTTTTTAAGgctaaaatgtttttatttgtgaCCTAACTCTACCATCTGCTGCAGAGGTGATATTTCTGTAAATAAATGTGCAATGCTGAAATACTGTCCGGAATATTGCTTTACCATGCAAACTGCTACATACCAGTTTGACCAAAGCCTTCACAGACCAAGACATCTTTTATGAGACATGGCGTTTCAAGATACAGATTGAAGGAATTTTTACTGACATGAGGACTGACTTCACTGTATTACTCTCTTTCTAATTCTCAAGTTGCATGcaatatcaacaaaaaaaagaacacCCCCTCCTATAAAAAATTTAACATTCATccagttttaatttttaacataaTGAAACACATCATCAACTTTTCTTTGCTGGTGTTACCTGCAATGTTAACATTACCTGGAATGTTTGCGTATGTGAACTGGATGCCTTTGGTCATGTTGCAATAGTCGATCACACTACTGGTAGAAACATGCCTAGTCAATACCCCCTCCTCCATTAATTGACTATCCCGATGTATCGATAACATCGGTCTCTTCTGAGGAGAGGTGTGAGCAGACAGCGATAAATTTGATCTAGACTTCCTCAGCAGACCTCTAAAGAATCCGCACTTCAGAGAGTCGATCAGGGTGGTCTTGCCCACTCCCTGGTGGCCGAAGACTTTGATTCTGGTCCGAGGTATCGCATGAGACGAAAGCCCCAGTTGTTGTGTGAAGAGATCACGCATCTTGCCCtgggagaagaaaaaacaaaacttgagATTAAACTTGATGAAAAAATGAGACAAATATTTGTATCTATTATTGAGTAGCTTTGGCATAAACACATAAGTTTGTGTTAGTTTGACTGGCAAATAAACTTAAAGGGCAAAAATTCATTGCCGTGTGGATGTGGTAAATAGCTCTGCATAGTTTTAGGACACTGATATCAAAAGGTTtcgttcttgagatatcatgctTACAAATTCGCAACTTCTCAAATTTTCTCATCgaaatttttttccctttaacATTTCTGTCTGACGTTGAAGCAGATCCCACAGAATCAACAGGACAGGCCTTCTAACATTTAGACGTTAACCTACATAGGCATTCTGCATTAGAAAAGCAGTAAACAGTTTGTCATGTCAACAATTATGGATAGAAATGTTGTCAAGAGAAAAATTTATCAACTCAACCCATGCAACTTCATTGTATGTAACAAGCTGTGACTTTCAAGCaattttttaatgcaggaagcaaagagagaacaaaaaggaaattatgaaattgCATCTGCTCTTTCTCAAAATGAAAAAGTATTACATATCTGTAATCCGAAATTGCGACAGAGGCTCTATTCCCAGCAGAGGTTACTTACACCGGTGAGCTGATTTAGGACCTCCACGACCTCCTCGTGTCCCTCTAAGGCAGCGATCTGATAAGCTGTCAGACCATCGTCATCCTTAAGCTCCATCTCGCAGCCCGCAAAACAGAGGTACCGTACGACCTCTACGTGACCCCGACGAGCTGCCAGATGCAGTGGCGTCAAGTTGTGCTGTGGGAGAAAAATAGCAACTTAATCAAGCAATGTTTTTCGAAAGACACCACTTGTTAAGTAGGGAACGGTTCTCACAATCACCATACTTGCTCCCTCTCAGATGCTTGCTTGGTGTCCTCGCTTTAATTGCTGCTGACCTTATGCCTTGATCAAGATCAAACAT
Proteins encoded:
- the LOC139978597 gene encoding death-associated protein kinase 1-like isoform X2, encoding MMQSLVVSNTWDNWDYQLSRGKYSEVREVVERSTKKLFAGKFIKKRRNAVSRRGLRRDDIVREISILRELQHPNVISLHEVFESTTEMVLILELVTGGELFDYLAEKDCVTEDVAAPFTTQILEGLRHMHEKSICHLDLKPENIMLLSKDSHSIKLIDFGMSRRITEGQDVREIMGTAEFVAPEVINYEPLSLATDMWAIGVITYILLSGASPFLGEDQQETFANITAVNYEFDEQYFDSTSELAKDFIQKLLVNDPKKRSSIEECLEHPWIKPRSQKQKLQRKVSHLNMENLRRFNAKKRWKQSMKVVSICNRLSRNARLKSASTTGDITASGEVEEEHKESFVLTAVFHAVEEGNFEGIQELVENLTSFDPNQKNKHGEVALHLCAGYGHLDIIRYLESKGASMDVKDKRGDGIVYWAARQGQVSAIKYFKEKGCSLDDQNKTGESPLHVAARYGQRESAEYLCNQTINMYLQDADGDTPLHIASWHGYASIVEIMCKAGAGLDLKNEDGETPLICASARGHLTIVKCLILSGAFLNTSDKHGMTGLHHSIRRCHFEIARFLCESGIELDLQTRSGETAFHIACKEGMLPEVELLSEHGCNMNLKSKHNLTPLHLAARRGHVEVVRYLCFAGCEMELKDDDGLTAYQIAALEGHEEVVEVLNQLTGGKMRDLFTQQLGLSSHAIPRTRIKVFGHQGVGKTTLIDSLKCGFFRGLLRKSRSNLSLSAHTSPQKRPMLSIHRDSQLMEEGVLTRHVSTSSVIDYCNMTKGIQFTYANIPGAGDYTMLEFAGFESYHTIYPHFLEDDGSVNIIVFSLEDTHEEQLMQVTYWLNLIRSRFPAHEPIGYGGKYSREVKVILVATHADQCNCPRQPSGELVSGQGNILLYEVKKTFGKVLDICEMLFILDAKNSQSRDIKLLRTHISNLRNSYLKTEPHMSTLTLAVLSALPVWRKTFQGFPVFTLQQFTEAVHTQINPLAGEAHLKEVRRHLHMMGEVQCFSADLLREVIVVDPRWLCSSVIGQLLAPENMEQPQGHYSIHFIQEMFPDAEPLDIAQLLEAMDVCLQGTAICEFPSIMNCEPPVDVWDRTEEHQDYVYGGVRLQVSEYTVILPAGLFSRVQMALRRHFEHEIEDPDTDLILWKDGAKCVSETIEAMLGLCNEGHSIDIQVRGQQDSRQGCFIFLEDLIHLVKQVSLESYPSMLLNYDILSASQLKVHDRYVMSYEPLSIFRAQMSEQRTITNKITSEDEAFRDLFCYGNEAVEYSLVSGLDLYISELPGLVRRHLAMLLDPPEPLGKDWCLLALKLGLQEQIPHLDSLHCRCGPNESESPTERTLLQWSHVYKEATIGNLVEKLEELGREDAVKLVLMSSPLFKFLPDPQMLDEVGIPHSSSSNNSTSTVASR
- the LOC139978597 gene encoding death-associated protein kinase 1-like isoform X3 is translated as MEYIRSEPVEDFYEIGEDLGRGKYSEVREVVERSTKKLFAGKFIKKRRNAVSRRGLRRDDIVREISILRELQHPNVISLHEVFESTTEMVLILELVTGGELFDYLAEKDCVTEDVAAPFTTQILEGLRHMHEKSICHLDLKPENIMLLSKDSHSIKLIDFGMSRRITEGQDVREIMGTAEFVAPEVINYEPLSLATDMWAIGVITYILLSGASPFLGEDQQETFANITAVNYEFDEQYFDSTSELAKDFIQKLLVNDPKKRSSIEECLEHPWIKPRSQKQKLQRKVSHLNMENLRRFNAKKRWKQSMKVVSICNRLSRNARLKSASTTGDITASGEVEEEHKESFVLTAVFHAVEEGNFEGIQELVENLTSFDPNQKNKRGDGIVYWAARQGQVSAIKYFKEKGCSLDDQNKTGESPLHVAARYGQRESAEYLCNQTINMYLQDADGDTPLHIASWHGYASIVEIMCKAGAGLDLKNEDGETPLICASARGHLTIVKCLILSGAFLNTSDKHGMTGLHHSIRRCHFEIARFLCESGIELDLQTRSGETAFHIACKEGMLPEVELLSEHGCNMNLKSKHNLTPLHLAARRGHVEVVRYLCFAGCEMELKDDDGLTAYQIAALEGHEEVVEVLNQLTGGKMRDLFTQQLGLSSHAIPRTRIKVFGHQGVGKTTLIDSLKCGFFRGLLRKSRSNLSLSAHTSPQKRPMLSIHRDSQLMEEGVLTRHVSTSSVIDYCNMTKGIQFTYANIPGAGDYTMLEFAGFESYHTIYPHFLEDDGSVNIIVFSLEDTHEEQLMQVTYWLNLIRSRFPAHEPIGYGGKYSREVKVILVATHADQCNCPRQPSGELVSGQGNILLYEVKKTFGKVLDICEMLFILDAKNSQSRDIKLLRTHISNLRNSYLKTEPHMSTLTLAVLSALPVWRKTFQGFPVFTLQQFTEAVHTQINPLAGEAHLKEVRRHLHMMGEVQCFSADLLREVIVVDPRWLCSSVIGQLLAPENMEQPQGHYSIHFIQEMFPDAEPLDIAQLLEAMDVCLQGTAICEFPSIMNCEPPVDVWDRTEEHQDYVYGGVRLQVSEYTVILPAGLFSRVQMALRRHFEHEIEDPDTDLILWKDGAKCVSETIEAMLGLCNEGHSIDIQVRGQQDSRQGCFIFLEDLIHLVKQVSLESYPSMLLNYDILSASQLKVHDRYVMSYEPLSIFRAQMSEQRTITNKITSEDEAFRDLFCYGNEAVEYSLVSGLDLYISELPGLVRRHLAMLLDPPEPLGKDWCLLALKLGLQEQIPHLDSLHCRCGPNESESPTERTLLQWSHVYKEATIGNLVEKLEELGREDAVKLVLMSSPLFKFLPDPQMLDEVGIPHSSSSNNSTSTVASR
- the LOC139978597 gene encoding death-associated protein kinase 1-like isoform X1, with amino-acid sequence MEYIRSEPVEDFYEIGEDLGRGKYSEVREVVERSTKKLFAGKFIKKRRNAVSRRGLRRDDIVREISILRELQHPNVISLHEVFESTTEMVLILELVTGGELFDYLAEKDCVTEDVAAPFTTQILEGLRHMHEKSICHLDLKPENIMLLSKDSHSIKLIDFGMSRRITEGQDVREIMGTAEFVAPEVINYEPLSLATDMWAIGVITYILLSGASPFLGEDQQETFANITAVNYEFDEQYFDSTSELAKDFIQKLLVNDPKKRSSIEECLEHPWIKPRSQKQKLQRKVSHLNMENLRRFNAKKRWKQSMKVVSICNRLSRNARLKSASTTGDITASGEVEEEHKESFVLTAVFHAVEEGNFEGIQELVENLTSFDPNQKNKHGEVALHLCAGYGHLDIIRYLESKGASMDVKDKRGDGIVYWAARQGQVSAIKYFKEKGCSLDDQNKTGESPLHVAARYGQRESAEYLCNQTINMYLQDADGDTPLHIASWHGYASIVEIMCKAGAGLDLKNEDGETPLICASARGHLTIVKCLILSGAFLNTSDKHGMTGLHHSIRRCHFEIARFLCESGIELDLQTRSGETAFHIACKEGMLPEVELLSEHGCNMNLKSKHNLTPLHLAARRGHVEVVRYLCFAGCEMELKDDDGLTAYQIAALEGHEEVVEVLNQLTGGKMRDLFTQQLGLSSHAIPRTRIKVFGHQGVGKTTLIDSLKCGFFRGLLRKSRSNLSLSAHTSPQKRPMLSIHRDSQLMEEGVLTRHVSTSSVIDYCNMTKGIQFTYANIPGAGDYTMLEFAGFESYHTIYPHFLEDDGSVNIIVFSLEDTHEEQLMQVTYWLNLIRSRFPAHEPIGYGGKYSREVKVILVATHADQCNCPRQPSGELVSGQGNILLYEVKKTFGKVLDICEMLFILDAKNSQSRDIKLLRTHISNLRNSYLKTEPHMSTLTLAVLSALPVWRKTFQGFPVFTLQQFTEAVHTQINPLAGEAHLKEVRRHLHMMGEVQCFSADLLREVIVVDPRWLCSSVIGQLLAPENMEQPQGHYSIHFIQEMFPDAEPLDIAQLLEAMDVCLQGTAICEFPSIMNCEPPVDVWDRTEEHQDYVYGGVRLQVSEYTVILPAGLFSRVQMALRRHFEHEIEDPDTDLILWKDGAKCVSETIEAMLGLCNEGHSIDIQVRGQQDSRQGCFIFLEDLIHLVKQVSLESYPSMLLNYDILSASQLKVHDRYVMSYEPLSIFRAQMSEQRTITNKITSEDEAFRDLFCYGNEAVEYSLVSGLDLYISELPGLVRRHLAMLLDPPEPLGKDWCLLALKLGLQEQIPHLDSLHCRCGPNESESPTERTLLQWSHVYKEATIGNLVEKLEELGREDAVKLVLMSSPLFKFLPDPQMLDEVGIPHSSSSNNSTSTVASR